The nucleotide window CAATCCATAAAGTACATGAGTTATGAACATGCCATGGGATGTGTAAAATTGAAATGGAATGAATGATGAAAGCGAGAAGCGGAAAGGACGAGTCAACTACAAAAACCATGCTCAACTGAAACTTTTTACCACTTGTTCTTATCTATTACCATGAAGCATCTGACCGGGATGCATGTACAAGGAGATTATTCGCACTTGTCAGTGGGCTAATAAACAACAACAACTAATTATAACAGTAAATCTTTCGATTGATCATACACCTGCCCCTTTTGTCTATTCTCGCTACACTACCACTTCTTCTACCTTTATGCCCGGACCGATGGCTGGCCCGACACCGATACCATCACCCGTCCCACCCAAAGCAACCATccccttttccctttcatGTTCCTTATCACCATCAGCATCgctctccttccccttctccctttcccttctctctttcctccaCACACCCTTCGCGTCGCCGACTGCCCGAAGTTTAGCAGCGTATCCTGCATTGGTCTGCCGGTGACGTGCTGAAGAACGCGACTGGTCTGCTCTAATTCGGTCGGCCGAGAAACCGGGGATGATACGGCCATATAAAAGCTCTGCATTGGTTTAAAATCGGATTTTAGTCAGTTTCAGACATTACGTGATATCAAGAGAAGACAGAAAGGTAGACAACGTACCCCACGAAAGTTGAATGTCTTTCCTGTCAACTGTACTTGCTTTTCGGTGCTTAGCGAGCATGCAGCTGGACTCCGAGACAATATCACAATGTTCGTCAAAAATCTCCAACAACAGCTAAGTCTACAGTCAGCAACTGCTCATATACACCGACAGCATCGACGTAACATAGGAATAGGGATAAGAAGAAGCAAACGTACAGTCTCAGAATCTTTCGGTATTTTCAACGCCTTATCAACCTCCTCTGCCAACTCCTGTACCTTCCTCTTCCGCTGCCCCGGCATCCCACTCACCCGCCCTTTATGttctccttcatccccCATCGCCCCAgctccctcctcctcatcttcagCCTCTTCATCTACCACCTCTCTCAGTCCTTCTGGCCAGTCATCAACCAATTCCCTAACCACCCTGCTCCAACCCAATGTCCCACGGCCAACCAACTTTGTACCGGTCTCCATGCTGTTCAGGGGTTTGAACAGCGTTGAGCGCAGATCGCGAGCTTCGTCTTGGATTTGAGCCTGGGTTTGAGACCCCGATCCAAGGACGGCGGCTGAGCCGGAGGTGGATCCGGTTTGGGTTTGACTTTGGGCAGAGGAAGAGCCCACGGGGGTATATGTGGCGGATGCGCGTGCAAGGAGAGATCCTGTACGATCCGcaggtggtggtgcatCGGGGAGGATGAGTTCAGGTCGAAGATGAGGTGGTCGGGGAGGGATCTCATGTGAATACTGGGCGATGAGCATGGCGGGGGTGATGTTCcgctgttgctgctgctgttgctgctgttgaCCCGCTACTCCCAGTTGCTGCCCAATGCCACCTACACCGCCCATACCTGGTATCCCCTGCATACCGCCGCCCATCCCTGCCAACTGCGCTTGCGCTTGAGCCTGTGCTTGTGCCTGCGCCTGCGCCTGAGCCTGAGCCTGAGCTTGGGATCCCTGAGAAAACGTCGGTATACCCCCTAGCCCCATCCCGAGAGAAGCCGACGCTGCTGCAAGCTGCTGTTGACGAGCTAGTACCTGAGCAGCTTGATGAACGGGGATACCTTGCTCAATCATAAGCTGCACGAGTGAAGGATCTGGTCCTCCACCTCCAGCAGCATTGGCGATGTCACCTGGCGATTGCCCTTGCAGGACAGGTGGACGTACTTGGGGCGACTGCCCATTTGCGCTTGCAGCAGAGATACTACCTCTCTGCTTTCCCGCCGGGATGTGAAGGTTTGGCAAGTTCATGTTCCCAGGAAGAGGGGTACCACCCTGGCCGGGCGTACTTGAAGCGCGAGCAGCATTGATGTTGGCGAAATTGATGTGCGGTGATCCACCCTGCCCATGAGAGGCCGCGATAGCTTGGGCTTGTACAACAGCATGGGCTTGCGCCTGCGCttgagcagcagcagcagcttgCGCTTGTGCTTGGGCAGCGGCGAGCTGTTGAGGGGCGTTATTGATTGGCTGAGCGGTTGCGCGTTGCCAGAGAGGGATCCAGTGGGTACTCTAAAGGTCGGGTATTAGTGCGCGTTATCACACTTCCCGCGACGGAAGACTTACTTGACGGAAAGCCACCTCCCTCTCCTCATCACTCATACTCGCTAGCCTCACTAACACCGCTTTCACACTCTCCACCTTATCCGGCGCCACTCGGGCCAAGTGGGGTTGGATATTATGTAGCATCTGCTGTAGCGTCATCGGCGGTCGAGTGCCCGGTATCGGTCGAGTAGCATTCTGcagagaaggatgaggatgggGAGAGCCAAAGTTCTGGTTAGGAGTTTGCGTGAGGTTTGGAGCAGAAGCTTGAGGTGTACCTTGCTGCAAGTGTGGCGATTGAGCTTGTGCTCCTCCCTGAGCAGCTTGTGCGGCGGCAGCGGCACGAGCTAGAGCGGCAGCTTGGTTGATCATTGCCGCATTAGGTGGTCGACCTTGTTGGATGTTGAGTCCAGCGTGGCTTTGATTAGCCATCTGGGCTTGAGCGGCGGCAAGACGTTGGAGTTGGATTTGTTGCATCTGTTGAGGAGTAAGCTGGTTATTGGACCCGGCCGGGAGAATGCCTTGTGGGAATTGCTGGGAAAGTTGAGCCGCCAGAGCAAGCTGTTGTTGCTGGCCAAATCCttgctgttgttgctgctgctgctgctgctgttgttgttgttggaGAGCAGCCATTTGTTGTTGTGCGGTCAGAGGGAGGTTCATGCTGTTCATGATGGGAGTTTGGGTAGAGTGTGGTTGCGGTTGGGTACCAGGAGGCATAGCCACTGGGTTGGCTAAACCTCGTTCAACAAGAGCACGGGCTTGGTGTGCTTGAAACTGTTGAAGGTGATTGCGGCCATCGGGAGAGCTAATAAATTGATCAAACTAAAGGAAGCGTCAGTGCGACGCCTGAAAGGGAGGGAATCAAATGATTTGCAAAAAAGTAAGGATGACTCACCAATCGTTCTTGCTCTGGCTTCAGTTttcccatcctcttcaGTTCCAAGAGTTTTGGGAAGTTTTCCACCAACGTCTTGATACCCTGCATATTCAACATCGGCCGGCCTGTCGCACCCGATGCAGTACTGGGGTTCACTTGGGGCGAACCGATGCCGTGAGAGTTGGGGGATGCTGACATGGCAGCTTGGGTCATTGGATTGGGAGTCATTACTTGTTGTCCAGGTTTAGGAGTTGGTTGGCGAGGCCCAGCTCCATTTTGTTGATGTTGAGCAGCCGCGGCTTGTCGGGATTTTTCCAACATAGCAGCGACgtgctgttgttgttgctgttgcGCGAGCTGTAGCCGTATTTGATCTTGGTGAGCCTATATACATAGTATGGGTCAGCCATCCGATCCGAGAAACCAAGATAGGATTTCTGCGaatggatggatggattTATTACTTACCGATTGGTTCGCCATTTGGGGCTTGTTTTGAAGGTTCATTATCCCACTTCCCATCTGGCCCATATTCATACCCACCGcttgttgttgctgctgctgttgttggGCCTGCTGCTGTCTCGCCTGCGCCACCATCTTGTTGAGCATCTTCTCCCGGAACACTTCATTCCGCTTGTCCTCTGGCAGGAGCTTCTCTGCGTCCGTCAAGAGGTCGGGTATTTGTTGTTGCAGCTGAGATAGTTTTGCCGGTGAAAGCTGGGCGAGGGATGCCGCCATGTTGGGAGCCAGCTGCTGGGATGGGCCGGACATGGCTGTGAGGATGGAAAGTCAGCCAAATTGTTGCGAAGAATTATCAAAAACAAAGAATAAGATGGACGAACATGTACAAGGACGATTACCGTCGAATGGATGGCTGGTGGAGGGCCACAAGTTCTAATCCGCCAATTAAAAAAGCTAATTAAATCATTTTGTAAATGGATTACAAGCTTGGGCTCCGGATAGCCCCAGCTAAATACAAGTAAAAATACTTTCTTTACGTAACACAATTGTGCCATTTGGCTCCGGCTCGAGTGAACGCGCTTTGACGCGTCGTTCCCTTTTCAACATTAATTGtcttgcttcttccttcctcgATCCATATTCACAGCATGGCTGGTGAACCCTCAATAAGCAGGAATAAGCGCCATCGTGTCAGCTCAGATAATGACGACTACGCTACCTCTTCTCGAAAACGGCGCCAGACCCAGcaagagaatgaagagcctgaaaatgaggaagatgaagctATGAGGATAATGTTGAACGAAGAGTCCGATGGAATAGATGAGGAGTATGCTGATAGGGGTGATGACTCCCGGCCCAAGTATTGGAGAGGTGATGATGGGTGAGTGCAAGACAGATGACTCATGCGCGCGTGAGGGTGGGAAGTGCTGATGGGCGTGTTAAATGCAGATATGTCGCTGGATCGGTCGTTAGAATCAAGTGCATCAATTTTATGACCTATGATCACGTAGAGTTTAGGCCAGGGCCTCATCTCAACATGATTCTTGGTCCCAATGGTACTGGCAAGAGTTCCATCGCTGCCGCCATCGCGATCGGTCTAGCCTTCCCTCCCAAAGTGAGTCCACATCGCAATCTTCGGCTTCCTGTATGAGCTTTTGTTGAATATAATGACAGGTTATGGGCCGAGCCAACGAAGTCAAGTCATACGTAAAGCAAGGCCACGACGAAGCTCATCTCGAGATCGAATTAAAGGGCAACGCTGGCGAGGAAAACCCCACCATTTGGCGAAAGTTCAACCGTCACGACGAAAGATCCGAGTGGAAGCTCAATGGTGAAAGTGTGACTCGTGCGAAGGTTTCAGAAATCATCAAAAGTTTCGGTGTACAGGCTAATAATCTTTGGTATGTAGTTTTCTCGAAAACACGAAAGGTGACTGAAGTTGACATTATTGAACAGTTCGTTTCTTCCGCAAGACAAGGTCGCTGAGTTCGCCAAGATGGCTCCTGTTACTGTCCTCAAAGAAACTATGCGTGCCGCTGGTGACCCGAGACTTACAAAGTGGCATGAAAAATTAGTCGACAAGGGTAAACGATTGAAAGAGCTTGAGATTGTAAGCCTCTTCCGGTATGGTGCACGAAATCCTGTCTCACTTTATCCGTAGGATGTGGACCGACAAACGGTTCATAGGGACAGAATACAGACACAAGTCGACACCCTTGCGCCCGACGTCGAACATGTGCAGGAACGTGAAAAGCGAGAGCATGAAGTAAGTTCCACCTTCATTTCTCTCCAGGTGGCGAGCAAGCTGATTCATAACCCTCAGGCCGAAGTGCTCGAGCACCTTCTTGGTGTATCAGAGCATGCTCAGCTAAAAGAAGCTTCCGCTCGGGCCGTCAGGTTGCATAAGAAGATCAAATTGAAAGTGGAGAGGCACGAGGCCGGCCGGAGACCTTTACATGATTTGGAAGAGTAAGTCACGCTTAGTCGTAGAAATTCATCGCTGACATTTGTATAGGTCCCAGGACGGAGTATACCAAAAACTGAGAGGCAAGTTTGTCCAGGTGAAGGAGAAAATCAGGGGTGATATCTCGGGTGTGAGGGGTTATGTAGACGAAATTGAAAAGATTGTACGTCATTTCCTATTTTCAATCCTCACTTCCGCTTTAGCAATACTAACGCATATGTCTATTTTGTCCCAAAAATAGGCGAAGAAAGGCCAAGTGATCCAGAACAACATCTCTGAACTCCGCAAAAAAATCGAACGCaaggagggggagaagaaCGCTTTGAGAAAAAAGATCAAGCTTTGCGAAGAAATCCTGACGGAGCCTAGGGAAAATCACGAGGAAGAGATCAGAGCAAAAAAGACTGAGAAAGTTTGTTTTTTGGCCTGCCATATACTGTTTGTTCGCTGACCTTCCGTTTGTCTTTTTCTAGCATGACCTTTTCCAGCAGGGAAAGGATTTATCAAGAGATCTAGAACCGTTAAAGAAGGACTATGAGGATGAGAGCGCTGAATTACAGAGAATCGGCCGAGAGATTACAAACCTTTCCAACCGGTATGTCACTCACTGTCCTTGCCGGCGTGCCTCCTATTTCCGATTAGCCAGTCAAGTGAATATTAACGCTAGCTTTGCCTAGCCAAAGGGAACTGGAAAACGTTGAAACTCAAAAAGAAAAAGCCGCTCGCGAATTTAGCCCTTCCATCGCTTACCTCCTCGATTGGCTTAAAGAGCACGGCGGTGAGCTCGAAAAGCCGGTGCATAAACCCCCTATGATTTCGGTAAATGTCCCAAACAAGCAGTATGCTTGGCAGGTCGAATTCTGTACTAACGCGGCTCAACGATCGGTACGTCCTTTTTCTCAGTTTTCATGTCTTGCATGAATAACTTACGGTATGCTGGGCTTTTTTCCTCGGTGCAGACATTTATCTGCGAGTCGAAGGCAGACTATGATCGTCTGATTGCATTGAACAACAAACCTTTGCCCGAGTATTTGCGACGTAATAGAGGACGTTGGAATAATGGCCCCAACAACAGGAATGGTGAAAGAATGGCACCGGAGAACCTTATCAGAATGAATTTGGCTTACCAGGAGGTCACGGACAAAACGGTCAACCCGCCAAGACCGCAACCTGTGTCTGTTGTGAGTTATCCATTCACGTCCCATTTACTTGATCTGCAGTCTGACAATGGCGATGATTAGTTGAATAGATTGGGATTTGATGGTTATGTTATTGATTATGTTGATGCTGCCCCGGCGGTAATTGCCTATCTCTGCAACCAGTGCAGGATGCATGCGACTGTAAGCTGCTCCTTTCATTTTCCTGCACAACGTCCTTCCTGGAAGTTGAGCTGATCATGTGCATTCACTCCTTTCTGTCGTCTTTATAGGCCGTCACCCAAAAAGACGCTTCCGACGTGAAGGTCGACGAGCTCCCTGGGATGGGCATCCGTAGCTGGGGCACCCGTAATGACTGGACTAGAGTTAATCAGTCCGCGTACGGAAACAGAGAGTACAGTGAAAGGGTACAAGCCAAGAGTGAAGCCAAGAGCTTTAACATCGGCGGTGAgcctttttcttctctgATTGGAATCTAAACTGCCTATCTGGCAGCTTGCTCGGTCCCCAAAGACCAAGAAAACGGACGGCTGATTGACTTACATTTTCAATAGTCAACACTGCTGCTGTCAAGGAAATTGTCAAAGAAATTGGAAAGCTCAAGTTAACGATTCGTGATCTCGAAGAACCTCACGCCAAGATGAAGCAGAAGATTGATGCGATCGAGTCCAAAAGAAGAGAACTGGGTCAGCAATACGTACGTATAATCTCCCTTTCGTCATTCTCTTTACGACCCGTAAAATCCCGCGTAAAGTGAATGCTAATGTATGACGAATACTACTACTTGCAGGACGAAATTAGTAAGGAGATTGAGGAATTGCAGCGGAGTTCAAAGAGGTACCAAAAGGCGCAACTTGATCTCGGTGAGTAGTTCCCTCTCTTCGAGAGATTGAAGCCGAATATTGCTGACTCTTATATGGTAGAAACTGCCACTGAGAAGCTTCAAGCTCTTGAGTCGGAGCCGTCTTCTGACGAGATAAGAGAGAAGCTTAGGAAGGAAAAGTATGACAATGCCAAGCTAAGGCTTAAACCTCTGGACAGCTGTATGGTGAGTTTACCTTTTCATTTGCACTTTTTACCAAAATCCGCTTGCTGACGCATGTCATTTCTCGGACAGGACATCTACGACAACATGTTCGATCAATGTGGAGACCTCATCAAAATTGGTTTCCGACAAATCCAAAGCGAGGCCAACGTCAAGGCTATTAAGGCTAGGGTTAACAACGGTAATGCCCGTACGAAGCAATTGAGAAAGGATATGGAAGAAGGTATGTCCCCTTCTAAATATTGCCTAGCACGCGACCAAGGTTATTCACTAAATTTCCTCAGCCGAGAATGAAATGAAGATATCCAAAGCAAGAATGAACGCAAAGTGGGCTGCTATCAAGGAACGGATCCAGCCTGCGTCTCGGAGCGTTCGTAACGAGGTTACTAGGCGAGCTCAGGTAAGTTCTTCTTTCCCCACCTGTCACTGCAGAACAGTCATGCTCACCTTTGAATAAAACTTATAGGCCGCCAGCATCCCCTCACCTGCCGAAATCCAACAGGAACTCAACATTATTCGTAATCAACTCGAGATGACTATTAACATTCCTGGCAACGTCGTGCAGCGATGGGAGGCCTTGACAAAACAGGTTCGTCTCTCCTCGCCCAACTTGACATAGACATCGTGTTGCTGATATGCAAACTCTTAGCTTGAAGAGGCCACTGCAAAATTGGACGAGGTTGAGACTGAATTATCAGAGGTGCGAGAAGTGGTCACTGCGACAAGGGTACGtttcctcatcctcaaccAGTCATCGCTGACGCAATGCTGGGATTACAGAACAAATTCGAACCTGCCCTTCAGACATTGGTTGATGCCGTCAGCGCTAAATTTTCTGCAGCTTTCAAGCGTAAGCCGAAAACATCATTGTTCAACGTTATGTTCCTCACTGACTCTTCGAAAATTAGGTGTCAAGTGCACCGGTGAAGTTCAGGTTCTCAAGGTTGAAGGCGACTTTGCCCAGTGGGGTATCAAAATTCTCGTCTCATACCGAGATATCGACAGATTGAAGGTGCTGACCGGTACTCACCAGTCCGGCGGAGTATGTCCTTCTTGATTACTTTGTCTTGTCTGAAGTCAAGCGCTGATGTTTATCGTTTGTTCTCTAGGAACGTTCACTTGCCACGATCACTTATCTCATGAGCTTATCAGAGATGTCTCGAACACCCTTCTCGCTCGTTGATGAAATCAACCAAGTGCCTTACATCTTTTCTCCGAAACTGAATTTGAACATGATCACTGACTATCACTTTAGGGTATGGATCAACGTGCAGAACGAGCGGTGCACAATCAGCTTGTGGAGGTTACATGCGATTCCCAGGCTGGACAGTGAGTTACATATCTTGAACTTGTTTCAATAGTATATTAATAATACTCGATCTCAGGTACTTCCTTATCACACCCAAGCTTCTTACCGGTCTAACATACCACCCCAAGATGAAGGTCCTTACCATCAACAACGGCGTCTTCTGTTAGTCAAACGCAGTTCTGGACTCGAGTGTTGTGGAGCTAATGATCGTTACAAAGTGCCTGACTCTGCCGATACGACGCAACGATATGGATCCCTCAAAGGCTGCCTCAAGAAATATCAAAAGGCTCACGGTATCATTGCCTAGTTTGTCAACCTTGCCCAGTGAGCGAGTTCTTGGGGTGTGCTATTTGGTCTTACTACTTTCTATGATGCTAGGCGTGCATGCTGTTTTGTATAACTAGATACAGATTCTTTTCTCATTTTTGTTATCCGGGTTTATCGGTTGAATGCGAAGGATCCAGATTTCACAACTCGTACTACAGATAATGTATTTATTTAGGCACCAAGAGTATGAAACTCATCTATCCATGATGAAAAATGCTTAGACGACCTGGACTTGCAATATTGGCGAAAACCAGGCCTGTTTTCGCCCGACCTGAACCATGTCCCCTTCTTTGTCTTCTCCCTTGATCTCTTCAACTGAAGCTCTGAAGCCATATTCCCCACTAGATAAGAACGTCGTGCCCACTTCATAAACATCTTTCTCGCCCTTTTGCAACATAGCCAAAGTACAAGCTGGGTGACCATCAAATAAGACATTTCGATGAGGGTGTGCGTGTGAATGTTGTTCAGTGGGAGAGGGGCGGTAGATGGAAGTTGGACGAGCCCAAGAATAGTCTGTGGAGGACGTAGGGAGACATGTGAGATTGATGTACGGACGGTAGGGTCGTTCTAACCAAAAAAAGTCAGAAGACTAGTACATTGTCAAAGAAGCTGAGAGGAAGCGGAGATCGAAACACTCACCCAAGTTATTTGTCACCTCAACCACGAGATCAACAAAGTCCATTGCCCTCACATCACCATCCTTTCCCCGTCCTCGCAAAATCACACGAACGTCGATAGCGTCAGCTCTGAATACTTGCAGTAAACTAGGAGTGAGGATTTGGTTTCGGAGTATAAGGCTACCATGTCTTTGTGATCCGGGCTACAAGATAAATACATATAGTAGCATAAGCTTTCTACGAAGATTGAAAAATAAAAAATGAAGGAAAAAGACGTACTTCTGTCCAAATCAAATCAAGCATGTCCAATAACGCTTCGCGGTACCAGAAAAGCTCGCGCTCCAGGGCAATTCTTGAAGCAGatttcttctccttgtctACCACATATTGTCGTTctgaaagagaaggaatTGATTGAGAAAGGATGTCTTGAGGTATTGATTTACGAGGTATAGGAACGATCAGCCTGCAGATCATCGATCAGCTCAACGCCCCAAACAGCGTCTCATTCCCAGATCGAAACTCACCGTTCAGTAGCTCCCGGGGGAATAAGTCGTCTACACTCTACATTCCCGTTCTCCGGTTTTGTGCCCTTGCTGGACAAACATACTTCAAATGGTACGCCATATACGTTCGCAACGCTCAACCCCACCAAACAGTGCGTCGAGGTGTTTACCTCTGCCAACGCCTTTCTCAGGTCACCATTATCTTCCTCCTGAATCTCGAGCCCATTAGTGCTATTAAGTCCTGGAGGCGAGCGGCTCTTATTCGCACCGTGACCGAGATGGGTGATGTCGAGGGAGTGACATTCGAGGGTATGCGTCACCGTGAATAGCACAGGGAATGTAATTTGTCGGGTGTAGAaggatgtggatgtggatgtAGTTGTGGATGCATGAAGGCCGGCATCGTCCGTTTGGGTTGAACCTCGAGATGCAGATTGGACATGACCATAGTCAATCCTTACGAGTCCCTCGGTACTAGATCAAACAATGAGCCTCGTATTCCCGTGACGAAGTAGGAAATTATGAGCGAGGATGAAGACTTACCATCCTATCTTACCAAGACATCTTATCTTCAACACTTTTCTTCCCCCCGGTATGATGAGActttcctctccctctccaGCATCTAAGGTCACGGGATTCTCCCACGTAAAAACATTCCTATTCCTCACATCCCAGTCTAACTCGTAGGCCTCTTCCGCCCCCAACTCGCACTCTTGCACTATCCCCGTCGCCGCTCGGACAGTAGAGTCTTCGAAAGAGAGTCTAAGGTAGTTAATAGGAATGGAGGATGTGTTCTCGAGAGTGATCTGAATCGTGGAGCTATTAAGCGAGTGTTAGCTCTCACAGCAAAGAGAGAACTTCCTCTGAATGGGTGGAACCTCACGTTTCGCCGTTATGCAGCATCGCCATTCCATGCGTCAAACTCGTACTCTTTATCCAAGCCAGTGGCAACGGCTCCAATACTTCACATTCCAACCACTTCAGGCTCTCCAAATTCTGCTTTTCTTCCCTCAATCTCTCCGCATTCACCACGATTTCTTCCCCCCACGCGGCCATCCTGTCCACTCCTGACCGTTTCGCATCTCGAGATCGAATTCGTTCCTTTTGACACTTTTGTTCCTTCTTTGCGCACTCCTGATTGGTCAAAAGGGGAAGATAGAAGTCCCCGACGGAACCGTCCGAGAGACGAAGAGAGACACCTCTGATTTGAACGGTGCCCGGGCTAGGTGCCAAGGTGGAGAGGCGGATAGTTTGGATAGATAAGGCAGGGATGGATACTTCGTATGACTGGGTGTGGAGGGGAACGCCCGATGTTCTATATGAGGTTTGTTTGTTTGTGAGCTTGCGATTACCCTAATAGCTTTCCGTGGAGGAGCGGGGAAGTGAATGAATGGGAAGCGTACATAATAGACATATCCTTGATATTCATGGGGAAAGCGAACGGGTTTCGTAACGTCACAAAGACTTCGATCTGTTCTTTTGCTACCAATGTAGTCTGCAACGGACGCAAAGGAGTAACGAAACATTAGCGCTGATGGACTATACGACGGTATATAGTTTATCGAGCTTTGGCGTAG belongs to Cryptococcus gattii WM276 chromosome I, complete sequence and includes:
- a CDS encoding uncharacterized protein (Similar to TIGR gene model, INSD accession AAW42765.1), with the translated sequence MSIITSGVPLHTQSYEVSIPALSIQTIRLSTLAPSPGTVQIRGVSLRLSDGSVGDFYLPLLTNQECAKKEQKCQKERIRSRDAKRSGVDRMAAWGEEIVVNAERLREEKQNLESLKWLECEVLEPLPLAWIKSTSLTHGMAMLHNGETSTIQITLENTSSIPINYLRLSFEDSTVRAATGIVQECELGAEEAYELDWDVRNRNVFTWENPVTLDAGEGEESLIIPGGRKVLKIRCLGKIGCTEGLVRIDYGHVQSASRGSTQTDDAGLHASTTTSTSTSFYTRQITFPVLFTVTHTLECHSLDITHLGHGANKSRSPPGLNSTNGLEIQEEDNGDLRKALAEVNTSTHCLVGLSVANVYGVPFEVCLSSKGTKPENGNVECRRLIPPGATERLIVPIPRKSIPQDILSQSIPSLSERQYVVDKEKKSASRIALERELFWYREALLDMLDLIWTEPGSQRHGSLILRNQILTPSLLQVFRADAIDVRVILRGRGKDGDVRAMDFVDLVVEVTNNLERPYRPYINLTCLPTSSTDYSWARPTSIYRPSPTEQHSHAHPHRNVLFDGHPACTLAMLQKGEKDVYEVGTTFLSSGEYGFRASVEEIKGEDKEGDMVQVGRKQAWFSPILQVQVV
- a CDS encoding TAF15, putative (Similar to TIGR gene model, INSD accession AAW42763.1); its protein translation is MSGPSQQLAPNMAASLAQLSPAKLSQLQQQIPDLLTDAEKLLPEDKRNEVFREKMLNKMVAQARQQQAQQQQQQQQAVGMNMGQMGSGIMNLQNKPQMANQSLAQQQQQQHVAAMLEKSRQAAAAQHQQNGAGPRQPTPKPGQQVMTPNPMTQAAMSASPNSHGIGSPQVNPSTASGATGRPMLNMQGIKTLVENFPKLLELKRMGKLKPEQERLFDQFISSPDGRNHLQQFQAHQARALVERGLANPVAMPPGTQPQPHSTQTPIMNSMNLPLTAQQQMAALQQQQQQQQQQQQQQGFGQQQQLALAAQLSQQFPQGILPAGSNNQLTPQQMQQIQLQRLAAAQAQMANQSHAGLNIQQGRPPNAAMINQAAALARAAAAAQAAQGGAQAQSPHLQQGTPQASAPNLTQTPNQNFGSPHPHPSLQNATRPIPGTRPPMTLQQMLHNIQPHLARVAPDKVESVKAVLVRLASMSDEEREVAFRQSTHWIPLWQRATAQPINNAPQQLAAAQAQAQAAAAAQAQAQAHAVVQAQAIAASHGQGGSPHINFANINAARASSTPGQGGTPLPGNMNLPNLHIPAGKQRGSISAASANGQSPQVRPPVLQGQSPGDIANAAGGGGPDPSLVQLMIEQGIPVHQAAQVLARQQQLAAASASLGMGLGGIPTFSQGSQAQAQAQAQAQAQAQAQAQAQLAGMGGGMQGIPGMGGVGGIGQQLGVAGQQQQQQQQQRNITPAMLIAQYSHEIPPRPPHLRPELILPDAPPPADRTGSLLARASATYTPVGSSSAQSQTQTGSTSGSAAVLGSGSQTQAQIQDEARDLRSTLFKPLNSMETGTKLVGRGTLGWSRVVRELVDDWPEGLREVVDEEAEDEEEGAGAMGDEGEHKGRVSGMPGQRKRKVQELAEEVDKALKIPKDSETLLLEIFDEHCDIVSESSCMLAKHRKASTVDRKDIQLSWELLYGRIIPGFSADRIRADQSRSSARHRQTNAGYAAKLRAVGDAKGVWRKERREREKGKESDADGDKEHEREKGMVALGGTGDGIGVGPAIGPGIKVEEVVV
- a CDS encoding nucleus protein, putative (Similar to TIGR gene model, INSD accession AAW42764.1) — translated: MAGEPSISRNKRHRVSSDNDDYATSSRKRRQTQQENEEPENEEDEAMRIMLNEESDGIDEEYADRGDDSRPKYWRGDDGYVAGSVVRIKCINFMTYDHVEFRPGPHLNMILGPNGTGKSSIAAAIAIGLAFPPKVMGRANEVKSYVKQGHDEAHLEIELKGNAGEENPTIWRKFNRHDERSEWKLNGESVTRAKVSEIIKSFGVQANNLCSFLPQDKVAEFAKMAPVTVLKETMRAAGDPRLTKWHEKLVDKGKRLKELEIDVDRQTVHRDRIQTQVDTLAPDVEHVQEREKREHEAEVLEHLLGVSEHAQLKEASARAVRLHKKIKLKVERHEAGRRPLHDLEESQDGVYQKLRGKFVQVKEKIRGDISGVRGYVDEIEKIAKKGQVIQNNISELRKKIERKEGEKNALRKKIKLCEEILTEPRENHEEEIRAKKTEKGKDLSRDLEPLKKDYEDESAELQRIGREITNLSNRQRELENVETQKEKAAREFSPSIAYLLDWLKEHGGELEKPVHKPPMISVNVPNKQYAWQVEFCTNAAQRSTFICESKADYDRLIALNNKPLPEYLRRNRGRWNNGPNNRNGERMAPENLIRMNLAYQEVTDKTVNPPRPQPVSVLNRLGFDGYVIDYVDAAPAVIAYLCNQCRMHATAVTQKDASDVKVDELPGMGIRSWGTRNDWTRVNQSAYGNREYSERVQAKSEAKSFNIGVNTAAVKEIVKEIGKLKLTIRDLEEPHAKMKQKIDAIESKRRELGQQYDEISKEIEELQRSSKRYQKAQLDLETATEKLQALESEPSSDEIREKLRKEKYDNAKLRLKPLDSCMDIYDNMFDQCGDLIKIGFRQIQSEANVKAIKARVNNGNARTKQLRKDMEEAENEMKISKARMNAKWAAIKERIQPASRSVRNEVTRRAQAASIPSPAEIQQELNIIRNQLEMTINIPGNVVQRWEALTKQLEEATAKLDEVETELSEVREVVTATRNKFEPALQTLVDAVSAKFSAAFKRVKCTGEVQVLKVEGDFAQWGIKILVSYRDIDRLKVLTGTHQSGGERSLATITYLMSLSEMSRTPFSLVDEINQGMDQRAERAVHNQLVEVTCDSQAGQYFLITPKLLTGLTYHPKMKVLTINNGVFLPDSADTTQRYGSLKGCLKKYQKAHGIIA